In the Brachyhypopomus gauderio isolate BG-103 chromosome 4, BGAUD_0.2, whole genome shotgun sequence genome, one interval contains:
- the tfpia gene encoding tissue factor pathway inhibitor a isoform X3 — MVAILSCPGSIILFLSYLGICFTNFPTAEDRPRLHIFHHSCALKKDEGPCKALKERFYFDIDTARCESFEYGGCQGNANNFESLEACEEMCLVRANKSPCHLKDEAGPCRGLMPRFFFDSETQECRRFFYGGCFGNANNFKTIQECQARCQTGNNTQEHRDDPKPRESVHPTGEAPSKDKDIAAVSHTDLHVQPRPESHRVFSESTLPNLCLSAIDEGQCDGIERRFAYNHRTKRCEMFHYTGCGGNKNNFAKKKHCMKTCMKDHRRKQIRIKTRKFHLLQSKDTADS; from the exons cagaagaccGACCTCGTCTCCACATCTTCCACCACTCCTGCGCCCTGAAGAAGGACGAGGGGCCCTGCAAAGCGCTGAAGGAGAGGTTCTACTTCGACATCGACACTGCTCGCTGTGAGAGCTTCGAATATGGGGGTTGTCAAGGCAACGCAAACAATTTCGAGAGCTTGGAGGCGTGTGAAGAAATGTGCTTGGTGAGAG CCAATAAGAGTCCGTGTCACCTGAAGGACGAAGCGGGTCCATGCCGGGGGCTCATGCCCCGGTTCTTCTTCGACAGCGAGACCCAGGAATGCCGGCGCTTCTTCTACGGTGGTTGTTTCGGAAACGCCAATAATTTcaagaccatccaagagtgccAAGCCAGATGCCAAA CAGGTAATAACACTCAGGAACACAGAGATGACCCAAAGCCCAGGGAGTCTGTCCATCCCACTGGAGAAGCTCCCAGTAAAG ATAAGGACATTGCAGCTGtgtcacacacagacctccacgTACAGCCAAGACCAGAGTCGCACAGAG TGTTTTCAGAGTCCACCCTGCCAAATTTGTGTCTGAGTGCGATTGATGAGGGTCAGTGCGATGGCATCGAGAGGAGATTTGCTTATAACCACAGGACGAAGCGCTGCGAGATGTTTCACTACACCGGCTGTGGGGGCAACAAGAACAACTTTGCTAAGAAGAAGCACTGCATGAAAACGTGCATGAAAG ATCACAGGAGAAAGCAGATACGAATAAAGACCAGGAAATTCCACTTATTACAGTCTAAAGACACTGCAGACTCATGA
- the tfpia gene encoding tissue factor pathway inhibitor a isoform X4, which translates to MVAILSCPGSIILFLSYLGICFTNFPTAAEDRPRLHIFHHSCALKKDEGPCKALKERFYFDIDTARCESFEYGGCQGNANNFESLEACEEMCLVRANKSPCHLKDEAGPCRGLMPRFFFDSETQECRRFFYGGCFGNANNFKTIQECQARCQTGNNTQEHRDDPKPRESVHPTGEAPSKDKDIAAVSHTDLHVQPRPESHRESTLPNLCLSAIDEGQCDGIERRFAYNHRTKRCEMFHYTGCGGNKNNFAKKKHCMKTCMKDHRRKQIRIKTRKFHLLQSKDTADS; encoded by the exons cagcagaagaccGACCTCGTCTCCACATCTTCCACCACTCCTGCGCCCTGAAGAAGGACGAGGGGCCCTGCAAAGCGCTGAAGGAGAGGTTCTACTTCGACATCGACACTGCTCGCTGTGAGAGCTTCGAATATGGGGGTTGTCAAGGCAACGCAAACAATTTCGAGAGCTTGGAGGCGTGTGAAGAAATGTGCTTGGTGAGAG CCAATAAGAGTCCGTGTCACCTGAAGGACGAAGCGGGTCCATGCCGGGGGCTCATGCCCCGGTTCTTCTTCGACAGCGAGACCCAGGAATGCCGGCGCTTCTTCTACGGTGGTTGTTTCGGAAACGCCAATAATTTcaagaccatccaagagtgccAAGCCAGATGCCAAA CAGGTAATAACACTCAGGAACACAGAGATGACCCAAAGCCCAGGGAGTCTGTCCATCCCACTGGAGAAGCTCCCAGTAAAG ATAAGGACATTGCAGCTGtgtcacacacagacctccacgTACAGCCAAGACCAGAGTCGCACAGAG AGTCCACCCTGCCAAATTTGTGTCTGAGTGCGATTGATGAGGGTCAGTGCGATGGCATCGAGAGGAGATTTGCTTATAACCACAGGACGAAGCGCTGCGAGATGTTTCACTACACCGGCTGTGGGGGCAACAAGAACAACTTTGCTAAGAAGAAGCACTGCATGAAAACGTGCATGAAAG ATCACAGGAGAAAGCAGATACGAATAAAGACCAGGAAATTCCACTTATTACAGTCTAAAGACACTGCAGACTCATGA
- the tfpia gene encoding tissue factor pathway inhibitor a isoform X2 produces MVAILSCPGSIILFLSYLGICFTNFPTAAEDRPRLHIFHHSCALKKDEGPCKALKERFYFDIDTARCESFEYGGCQGNANNFESLEACEEMCLVRANKSPCHLKDEAGPCRGLMPRFFFDSETQECRRFFYGGCFGNANNFKTIQECQARCQSNNTQEHRDDPKPRESVHPTGEAPSKDKDIAAVSHTDLHVQPRPESHRVFSESTLPNLCLSAIDEGQCDGIERRFAYNHRTKRCEMFHYTGCGGNKNNFAKKKHCMKTCMKDHRRKQIRIKTRKFHLLQSKDTADS; encoded by the exons cagcagaagaccGACCTCGTCTCCACATCTTCCACCACTCCTGCGCCCTGAAGAAGGACGAGGGGCCCTGCAAAGCGCTGAAGGAGAGGTTCTACTTCGACATCGACACTGCTCGCTGTGAGAGCTTCGAATATGGGGGTTGTCAAGGCAACGCAAACAATTTCGAGAGCTTGGAGGCGTGTGAAGAAATGTGCTTGGTGAGAG CCAATAAGAGTCCGTGTCACCTGAAGGACGAAGCGGGTCCATGCCGGGGGCTCATGCCCCGGTTCTTCTTCGACAGCGAGACCCAGGAATGCCGGCGCTTCTTCTACGGTGGTTGTTTCGGAAACGCCAATAATTTcaagaccatccaagagtgccAAGCCAGATGCCAAA GTAATAACACTCAGGAACACAGAGATGACCCAAAGCCCAGGGAGTCTGTCCATCCCACTGGAGAAGCTCCCAGTAAAG ATAAGGACATTGCAGCTGtgtcacacacagacctccacgTACAGCCAAGACCAGAGTCGCACAGAG TGTTTTCAGAGTCCACCCTGCCAAATTTGTGTCTGAGTGCGATTGATGAGGGTCAGTGCGATGGCATCGAGAGGAGATTTGCTTATAACCACAGGACGAAGCGCTGCGAGATGTTTCACTACACCGGCTGTGGGGGCAACAAGAACAACTTTGCTAAGAAGAAGCACTGCATGAAAACGTGCATGAAAG ATCACAGGAGAAAGCAGATACGAATAAAGACCAGGAAATTCCACTTATTACAGTCTAAAGACACTGCAGACTCATGA
- the tfpia gene encoding tissue factor pathway inhibitor a isoform X1, giving the protein MVAILSCPGSIILFLSYLGICFTNFPTAAEDRPRLHIFHHSCALKKDEGPCKALKERFYFDIDTARCESFEYGGCQGNANNFESLEACEEMCLVRANKSPCHLKDEAGPCRGLMPRFFFDSETQECRRFFYGGCFGNANNFKTIQECQARCQTGNNTQEHRDDPKPRESVHPTGEAPSKDKDIAAVSHTDLHVQPRPESHRVFSESTLPNLCLSAIDEGQCDGIERRFAYNHRTKRCEMFHYTGCGGNKNNFAKKKHCMKTCMKDHRRKQIRIKTRKFHLLQSKDTADS; this is encoded by the exons cagcagaagaccGACCTCGTCTCCACATCTTCCACCACTCCTGCGCCCTGAAGAAGGACGAGGGGCCCTGCAAAGCGCTGAAGGAGAGGTTCTACTTCGACATCGACACTGCTCGCTGTGAGAGCTTCGAATATGGGGGTTGTCAAGGCAACGCAAACAATTTCGAGAGCTTGGAGGCGTGTGAAGAAATGTGCTTGGTGAGAG CCAATAAGAGTCCGTGTCACCTGAAGGACGAAGCGGGTCCATGCCGGGGGCTCATGCCCCGGTTCTTCTTCGACAGCGAGACCCAGGAATGCCGGCGCTTCTTCTACGGTGGTTGTTTCGGAAACGCCAATAATTTcaagaccatccaagagtgccAAGCCAGATGCCAAA CAGGTAATAACACTCAGGAACACAGAGATGACCCAAAGCCCAGGGAGTCTGTCCATCCCACTGGAGAAGCTCCCAGTAAAG ATAAGGACATTGCAGCTGtgtcacacacagacctccacgTACAGCCAAGACCAGAGTCGCACAGAG TGTTTTCAGAGTCCACCCTGCCAAATTTGTGTCTGAGTGCGATTGATGAGGGTCAGTGCGATGGCATCGAGAGGAGATTTGCTTATAACCACAGGACGAAGCGCTGCGAGATGTTTCACTACACCGGCTGTGGGGGCAACAAGAACAACTTTGCTAAGAAGAAGCACTGCATGAAAACGTGCATGAAAG ATCACAGGAGAAAGCAGATACGAATAAAGACCAGGAAATTCCACTTATTACAGTCTAAAGACACTGCAGACTCATGA